One Solanum pennellii chromosome 10, SPENNV200 genomic region harbors:
- the LOC107002765 gene encoding leucine-rich repeat receptor-like serine/threonine-protein kinase BAM1 translates to MLCFSQFPIPLFFFLSILLTLQHHCLANCHVDDETGLLGFKSGIKSDPSGLLSSWKSGTDCCKWSGISCGENNRVTSLSIDGQPGKNQVLSGTISPSLSKLKMLTSISLTNLKNLAGTPNFLLSFPNIQIVYLENNNLSGQISPKIGNLTQLFALSFWGNKLTGPIPSSMGQLTQLSQLKLGDNLLTGTIPSTFDKLKSLTYLSLEKNQLSGSIPNFFNSLSNLRILTLSHNKFTGNIPSSITTSAPILRFLEVGHNHLSGKIPDFLGKFRSLDTLDLSYNKFSGTVPKTFANLTKIFNLNLSHNLLVDPFPTLFVKGIESLDLSYNNFHLNTIPSWVTSSPIIYSLKLAKCGIKIKLDDWNPKTTYFYDYIDLSDNEITGSPIGLLNKIDFLIGFCAAGNKLKFDLEKMKIVKTLKEVDLSRNMVYGKVPKEISGLNKLNLSNNHLSGQLPPTKFKANSFAGNKGLCGSPLPPCRKA, encoded by the coding sequence ATGCTCTGTTTCTCTCAATTTCCTATCCCTCTCTTCTTTTTCCTCTCTATCCTCCTTACCCTCCAACACCATTGCCTCGCAAACTGCCACGTGGACGATGAGACCGGGTTGTTAGGATTCAAATCGGGTATCAAATCTGACCCGTCAGGTCTTCTATCAAGCTGGAAATCAGGTACCGATTGTTGTAAATGGTCGGGTATATCTTGTGGGGAAAACAATCGGGTCACAAGTCTATCAATTGATGGACAACCGGGGAAAAACCAAGTCTTATCTGGTACCATCTCACCATCTCTCTCCAAACTAAAAATGCTAACCAGTATTTCTCTTACAAATCTAAAAAACTTAGCTGGTACACCAAATTTCCTCCTTTCGTTTCCTAATATTCAAATAGTTTATCTCGAAAACAATAATTTGTCAGGTCAAATATCCCCAAAAATTGGTAACTTGACCCAACTTTTTGCACTTAGTTTTTGGGGTAACAAGTTAACCGGGCCGATACCAAGTTCTATGGGGCAGTTAACTCAGTTGAGTCAGCTCAAACTCGGTGATAACCTGCTCACTGGCACAATTCCCAGTACATTCGACAAACTCAAAAGCTTAACTTATTTAAGCTTAGAAAAAAATCAACTTAGTGGGTCGATACcaaattttttcaattctttatcTAATCTCAGAATATTAACACTTTCTCACAACAAATTTACTGGCAATATTCCAAGTAGTATAACTACTTCGGCTCCAATATTAAGGTTCCTTGAGGTAGGGCACAATCATTTATCCGGGAAAATCCCAGATTTTCTCGGAAAATTTCGTTCCCTAGACACATTAGATCTTTCTTATAACAAATTCTCGGGAACAGTGCCAAAAACTTTTGCGAATCTTACCAAAATCTTCAATCTCAATCTATCTCATAATCTTCTAGTGGATCCGTTCCCAACATTATTTGTAAAAGGCATTGAATCTCTAGATCTGTCGTATAATAATTTCCATTTAAATACGATACCAAGTTGGGTAACTTCATCTCCGATTATATACTCATTGAAGCTAGCAAAATGCGGGATCAAGATTAAATTGGATGATTGGAACCCAAAAACAACGTATTTTTACGACTATATTGATTTATCGGATAATGAAATTACTGGAAGTCCAATTGGGCTGTTGAATAAGATTGATTTCTTAATCGGATTTTGTGCTGCTGGGAATAAATTAAAGTTTGATTTGGAGAAAATGAAGATTGTTAAGACACTTAAGGAAGTGGATTTGTCTAGAAATATGGTTTATGGGAAAGTTCCAAAGGAAATTAGTGGACTAAACAAGTTGAATTTGAGTAATAATCATTTGAGTGGTCAACTTCCACCAACAAAGTTTAAGGCTAATTCATTTGCTGGAAATAAAGGACTTTGTGGTTCACCGTTGCCCCCTTGCAGAAAAGCTTAG